In one Candidatus Methylomirabilis sp. genomic region, the following are encoded:
- the hemG gene encoding protoporphyrinogen oxidase yields MAIDRGDDPKRIVVVGGGIAGLAAAYRLHERRQGGLPCRALLLEAGPRLGGVIGTTYRDDFILEAGPDTLFTDKPWAVDLIKRLGLSDRLIGTSGVHRRTFVALGSALHPLPEGFALLAPTRLRPFVRSGLLTWRGKARMALDLVLPRGQSGPDESLASFVRRRLGTEALQRLAQPMIGGIYSADPERLSLRATFPQLLQMEAQHRSLILGLRRRRLSVPGKGQAPADSGPRYSLFATLDNGLQTLVDALVERLPADTVRLGCPVAGIAREETCWAVRLKDGTDLKADGVILAVPAFQAAALTHDLDGDLTQELEAIPYASSVTINLAYRREAIPHPLDGFGFVVPACEGRTIIACSFSSVKFANRAPAGHALLRAFAGGALQPEPFEWDDERLLTAVHRDLQELLGIDTAPLWSQIARHPRSMPQYHVGHLARLATVERQLGRWPTLKLAGNAYRGVGVPDAIHSGETAADALLAELTPTRGEGCATVTPTEPAGACAEGDSLL; encoded by the coding sequence ATGGCGATAGATCGGGGTGACGACCCGAAGCGTATCGTGGTGGTCGGGGGCGGCATCGCGGGTCTCGCCGCTGCGTACCGTCTGCACGAGAGGCGTCAAGGTGGGCTCCCTTGCCGGGCGCTGCTCTTGGAGGCGGGTCCGCGCCTTGGCGGCGTGATCGGCACGACGTATCGGGACGACTTCATCCTCGAAGCGGGGCCGGATACCTTATTCACCGACAAGCCGTGGGCAGTGGATCTGATCAAGCGCCTCGGCTTGAGCGATCGGCTCATCGGAACCAGTGGGGTCCATCGCCGGACGTTCGTTGCTCTGGGCAGTGCGCTCCATCCTCTGCCAGAAGGGTTCGCCTTGCTGGCGCCGACGCGACTGCGACCGTTTGTACGATCAGGCCTGCTCACCTGGCGCGGCAAGGCAAGAATGGCCTTGGACCTGGTCTTGCCCCGGGGGCAGTCAGGTCCCGACGAAAGTCTTGCGTCGTTCGTTCGGCGTCGTCTGGGAACGGAAGCGCTGCAGCGGCTGGCTCAACCGATGATCGGAGGTATCTACTCGGCCGATCCGGAACGGTTGAGCCTGCGGGCCACCTTCCCGCAGTTACTGCAAATGGAAGCGCAGCATCGCAGCCTCATCCTTGGCCTGCGACGGAGACGGTTGAGCGTCCCTGGCAAAGGTCAAGCCCCGGCCGACAGCGGCCCGCGGTATAGTCTGTTTGCCACGCTGGACAATGGGCTACAAACACTGGTCGATGCCCTGGTGGAGCGGCTGCCGGCAGACACGGTGCGGCTCGGCTGCCCGGTCGCTGGGATCGCACGGGAGGAGACATGCTGGGCTGTTCGGTTGAAAGATGGCACTGACCTCAAGGCCGATGGGGTCATCCTCGCCGTCCCCGCCTTCCAGGCCGCAGCACTAACTCATGATCTTGACGGCGACCTTACTCAGGAGCTGGAGGCTATCCCCTATGCCTCCTCGGTCACGATCAACCTGGCCTATCGGAGGGAAGCGATCCCCCATCCGCTCGATGGGTTTGGATTTGTTGTGCCGGCCTGCGAGGGGCGAACTATCATCGCCTGCTCCTTCAGTAGCGTGAAGTTCGCTAATCGCGCGCCAGCGGGACACGCGCTGCTGCGCGCCTTTGCAGGCGGGGCGCTGCAGCCCGAGCCATTTGAGTGGGATGACGAGCGGCTGCTGACTGCAGTTCACCGCGACCTGCAGGAACTCCTGGGGATTGACACTGCTCCGTTGTGGAGTCAGATAGCACGGCATCCCCGGTCGATGCCGCAGTACCATGTGGGACACCTGGCTCGGTTGGCAACGGTGGAACGTCAGCTTGGTCGGTGGCCGACCCTCAAGCTGGCCGGCAACGCGTACCGCGGCGTTGGCGTCCCCGACGCAATTCATAGTGGCGAAACGGCTGCTGATGCCCTGTTGGCCGAGTTGACCCCGACGCGGGGAGAAGGGTGTGCAACGGTGACGCCGACCGAGCCGGCCGGTGCTTGTGCCGAAGGAGATTCTCTCCTATAA
- the ilvD gene encoding dihydroxy-acid dehydratase, which produces MTFDPRHNSRTLLDGPDRAPARAMLKAIGFKDEDLARPLVGVAHCWIEVMPCNINHRTLAERVKEGVRAAGGTPIEYNTIGISDGISMGTEGMKTSLVSREVVADSVELVARGHLFDGLVAISGCDKTIPGTVMALARLNIPGLMLYSGSTAFGEYEGRHLTIQDVFEAVGAYNVGKMPSEELRVIENCACPGAGACGGQFTANTMSTAFEMLGISPMGWNGVPATDTRKEEVAFESGKLVMELLRHGITPKQILTRNAFRNAIAGVMATGGSTNAVLHLIAVAKVVGVKLSLDDFDRISRKTPLLADLKPWGRFTAPDMYMAGGMPVVAKRLLDAGLLYADELTVTGKTIGEEALGARETPLQEVIMPLNRPLKPTGGMVILKGNLAPEGCVAKVAGHERMIHRGPARVFNREEDAFTAVKAGKIKAGDVIVIRYEGPKGGPGMREMLGVTGALGGAGLLDSVALMTDGRFSGATHGLMVGHVAPEAAAGGPIAALRNGDIVVLDIKKRRLDAELSAAEFKRRLRTWKPPAPRYKSGVMAKYARVVSSASEGAVTD; this is translated from the coding sequence ATGACCTTCGACCCACGACATAACAGTCGCACCTTGCTCGATGGTCCGGACCGCGCACCGGCACGGGCGATGCTCAAGGCCATCGGTTTCAAGGATGAGGATCTGGCTCGACCGCTCGTCGGCGTTGCCCACTGCTGGATCGAGGTGATGCCCTGTAACATTAACCACCGGACGCTGGCCGAGCGGGTCAAGGAGGGGGTCCGGGCCGCTGGAGGGACGCCAATCGAGTACAACACGATTGGGATCTCCGATGGGATCTCCATGGGCACCGAAGGGATGAAGACATCTCTGGTGAGTCGGGAGGTTGTAGCCGATTCCGTCGAACTGGTGGCCAGGGGGCACCTGTTTGACGGCCTGGTCGCCATCTCCGGCTGCGATAAAACGATTCCTGGTACGGTCATGGCACTGGCGCGCCTGAATATACCAGGACTTATGCTCTATAGCGGCTCCACCGCCTTCGGCGAGTACGAGGGCCGCCATCTCACGATCCAGGATGTCTTTGAAGCGGTGGGTGCCTACAATGTCGGTAAGATGCCGTCCGAGGAGCTTCGCGTCATTGAGAACTGCGCCTGCCCCGGTGCGGGCGCCTGCGGCGGCCAGTTCACCGCCAACACCATGTCTACCGCCTTTGAGATGCTGGGTATCTCGCCGATGGGCTGGAATGGCGTTCCGGCGACGGATACCCGGAAGGAAGAGGTGGCCTTTGAGAGTGGGAAGCTGGTCATGGAGCTGCTGCGGCACGGCATCACACCCAAGCAGATCCTTACCCGCAACGCCTTTCGCAACGCGATCGCCGGTGTCATGGCCACGGGAGGATCTACGAACGCCGTGCTTCATCTGATCGCTGTCGCCAAGGTCGTCGGTGTCAAGCTGTCGTTGGACGATTTCGATCGAATCTCAAGAAAAACCCCGCTCTTGGCTGACCTGAAGCCGTGGGGACGCTTTACTGCTCCGGACATGTACATGGCGGGCGGCATGCCGGTGGTGGCTAAACGCCTGCTTGATGCCGGCCTCCTGTATGCCGACGAGCTGACGGTCACCGGTAAGACGATCGGCGAGGAAGCACTAGGCGCCCGAGAGACTCCGCTGCAGGAAGTGATCATGCCGTTGAATCGGCCACTGAAGCCGACCGGGGGTATGGTGATCCTCAAGGGCAATCTTGCGCCGGAGGGGTGTGTGGCGAAGGTTGCCGGTCACGAGCGGATGATCCATCGTGGCCCAGCGCGGGTCTTTAACCGGGAAGAGGATGCCTTTACCGCCGTCAAGGCCGGGAAGATCAAGGCCGGCGACGTGATTGTGATTCGCTACGAGGGGCCCAAAGGCGGGCCCGGGATGCGCGAGATGCTTGGCGTCACCGGGGCTCTCGGTGGCGCGGGACTCCTGGACTCCGTGGCGCTGATGACCGACGGGCGCTTTTCGGGCGCGACGCATGGCCTGATGGTTGGCCACGTTGCCCCGGAAGCGGCGGCAGGTGGACCGATCGCGGCGCTGCGCAACGGTGACATCGTCGTCTTGGATATCAAGAAGCGGCGTCTCGACGCGGAGCTGTCAGCCGCCGAGTTCAAGCGGCGACTCCGAACATGGAAGCCGCCTGCCCCCCGGTACAAGAGCGGTGTCATGGCCAAGTATGCCCGCGTCGTCTCGTCGGCATCGGAGGGCGCGGTCACCGACTGA
- a CDS encoding type II toxin-antitoxin system VapC family toxin, whose protein sequence is MSARAKVYLETTVVSYLTARQARDSIVVAHQAVTHRWWRRRKRFDLYCSQIVVREAAEGDAHAAQRRIAVLKGVPALEINDAVKVLAAAVAEAAVLPKKTTEDALHIALATVHGMDYLLTWNCKHIANAEIRNVVAAVAYDHGYGVPVICTPEELMGE, encoded by the coding sequence ATGAGCGCGAGAGCCAAGGTTTATCTGGAGACCACCGTCGTAAGCTACCTCACTGCACGGCAGGCCCGCGATTCGATCGTGGTTGCACACCAGGCCGTGACGCACCGGTGGTGGAGGCGTCGCAAGCGATTTGATCTCTATTGCTCACAAATTGTTGTAAGGGAAGCGGCTGAGGGTGATGCCCACGCGGCCCAACGCCGAATTGCGGTGCTCAAGGGAGTGCCAGCTTTAGAGATCAACGACGCCGTCAAAGTGCTTGCGGCCGCGGTTGCGGAGGCAGCAGTCCTCCCGAAGAAGACCACAGAGGACGCGCTCCACATCGCGCTGGCAACGGTTCACGGTATGGACTACCTACTCACATGGAACTGCAAGCACATCGCGAATGCGGAGATTCGCAACGTGGTGGCCGCTGTTGCCTACGATCATGGGTACGGCGTCCCGGTCATCTGTACACCAGAAGAGCTTATGGGAGAGTAA
- a CDS encoding TIGR02757 family protein yields MAARSHAQLKRLLDELYHRYSRPVFLSTSALSIPHQYGSPEDREIAAFVAASLAYGNVKQIHRSANAALEAMGKSPARFIRRFDPTRDAARFQQFVHRFNSGLDLALLCHLLHQAIAAEGSLQAFFLKGYDPIHEDIEPALTSFACRMLLLDVAPFYRSGTLPAKAGVRFFFPSPAQGSACKRLNLFLRWMVRRNDAIDFGIWAEVSSAKLIVPLDTHVARIARQLGLTRIKQPNWRMAKEVTRRLRAFDPDDPVKYDFALCRLGVLKQPIPSPE; encoded by the coding sequence ATGGCCGCGCGTTCCCACGCACAGCTCAAGCGGCTCCTGGATGAGCTGTATCACCGCTACAGTCGGCCCGTCTTTCTCTCGACCAGCGCCCTCAGCATTCCCCACCAGTACGGCAGCCCAGAAGACCGTGAGATCGCTGCCTTCGTGGCTGCTTCACTTGCCTACGGGAACGTCAAGCAGATTCACCGCAGCGCCAACGCCGCACTCGAGGCGATGGGCAAGAGTCCAGCCAGGTTCATCCGGCGGTTCGATCCCACCCGCGATGCCGCTCGGTTCCAGCAGTTCGTTCATCGCTTCAACTCAGGTCTCGATCTGGCGCTCCTATGCCATCTGCTCCATCAGGCCATCGCGGCGGAGGGATCGCTTCAGGCCTTCTTTCTCAAGGGATACGACCCCATTCACGAAGATATTGAGCCCGCCCTGACCAGCTTTGCCTGCCGCATGCTGTTGCTTGACGTCGCGCCATTCTACCGCTCTGGCACGCTTCCGGCAAAGGCCGGTGTTCGCTTCTTTTTTCCCTCGCCGGCTCAGGGATCAGCCTGCAAGCGCCTTAATCTGTTCCTGCGTTGGATGGTGCGTCGCAATGATGCGATCGATTTCGGCATCTGGGCAGAGGTGTCGTCAGCGAAGCTGATCGTACCGCTCGACACCCATGTCGCCCGGATCGCGCGGCAGCTCGGCCTGACCAGGATCAAGCAGCCCAACTGGCGAATGGCCAAAGAGGTGACAAGGCGACTCCGCGCGTTCGATCCTGATGATCCCGTAAAGTACGATTTTGCCCTTTGCCGCCTCGGTGTCCTGAAGCAGCCGATCCCTAGCCCAGAATGA
- a CDS encoding Mov34/MPN/PAD-1 family protein, translated as MDLYLSENAFVGLLVSTIEVYRKECFGVLLGQSMSERILVDFVVPYQTANRKFREVHVDLMRSQRVEEAVRSTSRWECVGDYHSHPMYGTVRATTTLSAVDRKFFKDGNVAIVVAINDSVRQQRWNYVQGGGVSGSINGYNIRIAGYHKSNGTIERAPIHCPYAIGFQAKELNYKE; from the coding sequence ATGGATCTATATCTTAGCGAGAATGCCTTTGTCGGGCTGTTGGTCTCGACTATTGAAGTCTACCGTAAGGAGTGCTTTGGGGTTCTGCTTGGCCAGAGTATGTCCGAACGAATCCTTGTCGATTTCGTCGTTCCGTACCAGACGGCGAACCGGAAGTTTCGCGAGGTGCACGTTGACCTGATGCGGAGTCAGCGGGTCGAGGAGGCTGTCAGGAGTACGTCACGCTGGGAGTGCGTGGGTGACTATCACTCGCACCCGATGTACGGTACCGTCCGGGCGACCACGACGCTGAGCGCGGTCGATCGGAAGTTCTTCAAGGATGGAAATGTCGCCATAGTGGTGGCCATCAACGATTCGGTGAGGCAGCAGCGATGGAACTACGTACAGGGCGGCGGCGTGTCCGGCAGCATTAACGGGTACAATATCCGGATCGCCGGATACCACAAGTCAAACGGGACCATCGAGCGAGCGCCGATCCACTGCCCGTATGCCATCGGCTTTCAAGCGAAGGAGTTGAACTACAAGGAGTGA
- the hemH gene encoding ferrochelatase, with protein MAPPFDAVLMIAFGGPTKPEEIRPFLSNVLRGVPVPPERLEAVARHYEQLGGRSPITELTFRQAKSLAALLEREGPRLPVYVGMRYWHPMTSETVEQMICDKVNRAVGLIMAAHDSGAASWGKSVKAVTDALAAAGPRAPHVGFAQPCYNHPDFIAAVAEQIRLQLQAIPPALRCKTPLLFTAHSIPFSMAASSPYVQQLHESCRLVAAALGHPDWSLAYQSRSGDPRQEWLTPDVRDILRRLKAEGRRSVVLAPIGFVCDHVEVLFDLDVEAKAEADALGLELKRASTVNDHPLYIRALADLVRQRVNQG; from the coding sequence GTGGCTCCGCCGTTCGACGCCGTCCTCATGATCGCCTTTGGAGGCCCCACCAAGCCTGAAGAAATCCGCCCGTTTCTCAGCAATGTGCTTCGGGGCGTACCGGTGCCACCGGAACGTCTGGAAGCGGTCGCCCGACACTACGAACAGCTTGGCGGTCGGTCGCCGATCACTGAGCTGACCTTCCGGCAAGCGAAGAGCCTGGCAGCGCTGCTGGAGCGGGAGGGGCCGAGGCTTCCCGTCTACGTGGGGATGCGCTACTGGCACCCCATGACCAGCGAGACGGTCGAGCAGATGATCTGTGATAAGGTGAACCGCGCCGTCGGCCTCATCATGGCCGCACACGATTCCGGGGCAGCAAGTTGGGGGAAATCGGTGAAGGCGGTCACTGATGCGCTTGCAGCCGCAGGACCCAGGGCCCCGCACGTGGGCTTCGCCCAGCCCTGTTACAACCACCCGGATTTCATCGCGGCTGTGGCCGAACAGATTCGCCTGCAACTGCAAGCCATCCCGCCGGCTCTCCGTTGTAAAACACCGTTGCTCTTCACGGCCCACAGCATTCCATTCTCCATGGCCGCATCGTCGCCCTACGTTCAGCAATTACATGAATCGTGCCGGCTCGTGGCGGCAGCCTTGGGGCACCCGGACTGGTCACTCGCTTATCAAAGCCGCAGCGGCGATCCACGGCAGGAGTGGCTGACGCCTGACGTGCGCGATATCCTGCGGAGGCTCAAGGCCGAGGGGCGCCGATCGGTAGTGCTGGCCCCCATAGGATTTGTGTGCGATCACGTTGAGGTGCTGTTCGATCTGGACGTAGAAGCAAAGGCAGAGGCCGATGCGCTGGGGCTCGAACTCAAACGGGCCAGCACGGTGAACGATCATCCGCTCTACATCCGGGCGCTGGCAGACCTGGTGCGGCAGCGCGTGAACCAGGGTTAG
- a CDS encoding VTT domain-containing protein has protein sequence MEWLWDLFHSVYDVEALVRVGGLTALVAIIFVETGLLVGFFLPGDSLLVTAGLFAAGGHLDLWSLFLFVSLAAIVGDTIGYTIGASAGSKIFTRENSLFFHKKHLITTKEFYDRYGGITIILARFMPILRTFAPLVAGVGSMQYGRFVFYNVMGGIGWVVSMTSIGYILGRTIPDIDRYIQAVIALVIGLSLLPGIVTFVRSRRLNAGH, from the coding sequence ATGGAATGGCTGTGGGATCTTTTTCATAGCGTGTACGATGTGGAGGCCCTGGTCCGAGTCGGCGGCCTCACAGCCCTGGTTGCCATCATCTTCGTGGAGACTGGTCTCCTTGTCGGCTTCTTCCTTCCAGGGGATTCCCTCCTTGTCACGGCAGGGCTGTTCGCCGCCGGCGGGCACCTGGACTTGTGGAGCCTCTTTCTTTTCGTCAGCCTGGCCGCGATTGTCGGCGATACCATCGGCTACACTATCGGGGCAAGTGCCGGATCAAAAATTTTTACCCGCGAAAATTCGCTGTTTTTCCACAAGAAACACCTCATCACGACCAAAGAGTTTTACGATCGGTACGGCGGGATTACGATCATCCTTGCCCGGTTCATGCCGATCCTCCGTACCTTTGCTCCCCTCGTGGCGGGTGTGGGCAGTATGCAGTATGGGCGATTTGTCTTCTATAACGTGATGGGAGGGATCGGCTGGGTCGTGAGCATGACGTCTATCGGCTACATCCTTGGGAGAACCATTCCGGATATCGACAGGTATATCCAGGCCGTTATTGCCCTCGTCATTGGACTTTCGCTGCTGCCAGGAATCGTCACATTTGTGCGAAGCCGACGGCTGAATGCTGGTCACTAA